The following coding sequences are from one Salvia hispanica cultivar TCC Black 2014 chromosome 3, UniMelb_Shisp_WGS_1.0, whole genome shotgun sequence window:
- the LOC125216636 gene encoding uncharacterized protein LOC125216636 → MATISLPRVIVIKSKAYGSKGHAYFKADGASVVLGEEDIFSTLVKIDVERSITNAKYVNLKFGYFNRYWRRKENDKFIIAESIQVEEDVSKPSCTLFGKRQIMLMVLTPASAITASASMSEKPSHSELLLVSQTSITFYCFLLSCVLCFVSFSCRYANNLQIHVSDDPMLLHMYKLCG, encoded by the coding sequence ATGGCAACAATCTCTCTTCCAAGGGTGATCGTGATCAAATCGAAAGCGTACGGAAGTAAAGGCCATGCTTACTTCAAGGCTGATGGCGCATCAGTAGTTTTGGGAGAAGAGGACATATTCAGCACGCTCGTCAAGATTGATGTGGAGCGTTCTATCACTAACGCCAAATATGTCAACCTCAAATTCGGCTATTTCAACAGATACTGGCGCCGCAAAGAAAACGACAAATTCATCATTGCTGAATCCATCCAGGTGGAAGAGGACGTCTCAAAGCCCTCCTGCACCTTGTTTGGAAAACGACAAATCATGTTGATGGTACTTACACCGGCGTCAGCTATTACAGCTTCAGCTTCCATGTCAGAGAAACCAAGTCACTCTGAGCTACTACTTGTGTCCCAAACATCCATTaccttttattgttttctctTAAGTTGTGTGCTTTGTTTCGTTTCCTTTTCTTGTCGTTATGCTAATAATCTCCAGATACATGTATCTGATGATCCGATGTTGCTTCATATGTACAAATTGTGTGGTTGA